A single region of the Rhodococcus sp. W8901 genome encodes:
- the rnpA gene encoding ribonuclease P protein component: MLPEPYRLRRRSDFSATVRGGRRMGRRDLVVHALERGSTDTLVSIDGPRFGLVVSKAVGPAVIRHRVARRFRHICAGLVETVPVDTDVVIRALPGSATATSRELDKQLRSVLRKMDLLADEGDPA, translated from the coding sequence GTGTTACCTGAGCCGTACCGCCTGCGTCGTCGCTCGGATTTCTCCGCGACGGTGCGTGGCGGACGTCGAATGGGTAGACGAGATCTGGTCGTCCACGCTCTCGAGCGTGGCTCGACCGACACCCTGGTGAGTATCGACGGTCCCCGTTTCGGGCTCGTCGTCAGCAAGGCTGTCGGGCCGGCGGTGATTCGACATCGAGTCGCCCGCCGGTTTCGTCATATCTGTGCCGGGTTGGTCGAGACCGTTCCCGTCGACACCGACGTTGTGATTCGCGCGTTGCCTGGTTCGGCGACCGCGACTTCCCGGGAACTCGACAAGCAGCTGCGGTCCGTGCTCCGAAAGATGGATCTGCTGGCTGACGAAGGTGATCCGGCATGA
- the rpmH gene encoding 50S ribosomal protein L34, with product MAKGKRTFQPNNRRRARVHGFRLRMRTRAGRAIVSARRRKGRAELTA from the coding sequence GTGGCCAAGGGCAAGCGGACGTTCCAGCCGAACAATCGCCGCCGCGCGCGCGTTCACGGCTTCCGTCTTCGTATGCGGACCCGTGCGGGTCGTGCAATCGTGTCGGCGCGTCGCCGTAAGGGCCGCGCCGAGCTCACCGCCTGA